A section of the Vicinamibacterales bacterium genome encodes:
- a CDS encoding efflux RND transporter periplasmic adaptor subunit has product MPVTERDRVRAGTSKGWIVAVAVIAAVVLCAAAWRGVSSRATAMAVLDRETRDLATPTVTVIHPKRGAPTEEIVLPGTLQAFTDAPIYARTSGYLKKRYVEMGDRVKSGQLLAEIDAPELEQQLQQARADLSTADANLRLAQVTSDRYQDLVRTESVSKQDADNATGALEVRGSAVQSARHNVRRLEQLQAFTRIYAPFSGVVTARNTDIGALIDPGASGGAARELFHIASVDRLRVFVNVPQVYARDARPGLEAYLRLAEFPGRSFMARLVRTAQTIDPGSRTLLAEFEAANPAGELLPGSYGEVHVKLPVPAATVVLPVNTLLFRAEGLRVATVRNGQQVVLAAITIGRDYGTEVEVVAGLDARDFVIVSPPDSLVDGQIVRTVQRAVNGTDGSAR; this is encoded by the coding sequence ATGCCAGTGACCGAGCGCGATCGCGTGCGAGCGGGAACATCGAAAGGGTGGATCGTGGCCGTGGCCGTCATCGCGGCGGTGGTGCTCTGCGCGGCCGCCTGGCGGGGCGTCTCCAGCCGGGCAACCGCGATGGCCGTCCTGGACCGGGAGACGCGCGATCTGGCGACGCCAACCGTGACCGTCATCCATCCGAAGCGTGGCGCCCCGACCGAGGAGATCGTCCTGCCGGGGACGCTGCAGGCCTTCACGGACGCGCCCATCTACGCGCGGACCAGCGGATACCTGAAGAAGCGGTACGTCGAGATGGGCGACCGCGTGAAGAGCGGGCAGTTGCTCGCCGAGATCGACGCGCCCGAACTCGAGCAGCAACTGCAGCAGGCGCGGGCCGACCTCTCGACCGCAGATGCGAACCTGCGCCTGGCGCAGGTGACGTCGGACCGATACCAGGATCTGGTGCGCACCGAGTCGGTGTCGAAGCAGGACGCCGACAACGCCACCGGCGCCCTCGAAGTCCGCGGCTCGGCTGTGCAGTCCGCGCGTCACAACGTGCGGCGACTCGAACAGCTCCAGGCATTCACGCGGATCTACGCGCCGTTCAGCGGCGTGGTCACCGCGCGCAATACCGACATCGGCGCCCTGATCGACCCTGGTGCATCCGGTGGTGCTGCCCGAGAGTTGTTCCACATCGCGTCGGTGGACCGGCTGCGCGTATTCGTCAACGTGCCGCAGGTCTACGCACGGGATGCGCGCCCGGGCCTCGAAGCCTATCTCCGGCTTGCCGAGTTCCCCGGCCGGAGCTTCATGGCGCGGCTCGTGCGGACGGCGCAGACCATCGATCCGGGATCGCGCACGCTGCTCGCGGAGTTCGAAGCCGCGAACCCTGCTGGCGAGCTCCTGCCTGGATCGTACGGCGAGGTGCACGTGAAGCTGCCGGTGCCCGCCGCTACTGTCGTCCTTCCGGTGAACACCTTGTTGTTCCGCGCCGAGGGCCTCCGCGTCGCGACGGTTCGGAACGGGCAGCAGGTCGTGCTCGCGGCCATCACGATCGGCCGCGACTACGGCACCGAGGTCGAGGTCGTCGCGGGCCTCGACGCCCGCGACTTCGTCATCGTGAGTCCGCCTGACTCGCTGGTGGACGGACAGATCGTTCGTACCGTGCAGCGGGCCGTGAACGGAACAGACGGGAGCGCGCGGTGA
- the hutC gene encoding histidine utilization repressor, with translation MAKRPARRTLQRALTRQSPRPLYQVVKDHVRDQICEGQWKPGDRVASEHELVATLGVSRMTVNRALRELAAGGEVVRLAGVGTFVGDERPQLGLLRVANIADEVLARGHAYSCDVVLVERESAAVEVAAALGLKAGDRVYHSVCVHRENGVPIQLEDRYVNPKAAPRFASQDFRQITPAKYLLQVVPLDEVEHVVDAVTPSKEEARLLGIRSTVPCLVLTRRTWAGQDLVTWVRCLHPGPRYRLGTRFKAHASLAFA, from the coding sequence GTGGCGAAGCGGCCGGCCAGGAGGACGCTGCAGCGGGCACTGACGCGCCAGTCCCCCAGGCCGCTCTACCAGGTGGTCAAAGACCACGTCCGGGACCAGATCTGCGAGGGGCAGTGGAAGCCTGGCGATCGGGTCGCATCCGAGCACGAGTTGGTGGCCACGCTGGGCGTGTCGAGGATGACTGTCAACCGGGCGTTGCGTGAACTGGCCGCCGGCGGCGAGGTGGTGCGGCTCGCGGGCGTTGGGACGTTCGTCGGTGACGAGCGGCCGCAGTTGGGGCTCCTGCGCGTCGCGAACATCGCCGACGAGGTCCTGGCGCGAGGTCATGCGTATTCGTGCGATGTCGTGCTGGTGGAACGTGAGTCCGCTGCCGTCGAGGTGGCGGCCGCGCTCGGCTTGAAGGCTGGGGACCGCGTGTACCACTCCGTCTGTGTTCATCGAGAGAATGGTGTGCCGATCCAGCTCGAGGACCGCTACGTCAACCCCAAGGCCGCACCACGCTTTGCATCCCAGGACTTCCGCCAGATCACGCCCGCCAAATACCTTCTCCAGGTCGTGCCGCTCGACGAAGTGGAACACGTCGTGGACGCGGTGACGCCGAGCAAGGAGGAAGCCCGCCTGCTCGGGATCCGGTCCACGGTTCCCTGCCTCGTGCTGACCCGGCGCACCTGGGCGGGTCAGGATCTCGTCACCTGGGTGCGCTGCCTCCACCCCGGTCCGCGCTACCGCCTTGGCACCCGGTTCAAGGCTCACGCCTCCCTGGCGTTCGCATAG
- a CDS encoding insulinase family protein, with the protein MVFVSAVLAALGLASAQDRPAPPPPQSISLDQPVPVDPRITIGYLPNGLRYYIRANARPSQRAELRLVVNVGSVVEDADQRGLAHFVEHMAFNGGAHFAKQDLIRFMESIGMRLGPGVNADTSFDETVYMLHVPTDNPEAMRNAFLFFADVAHTLSFDADAIDKERGVIIEEWRQGRGAAARMQDQQVPTLLRGSLYADRNPIGTRENIESFKPEVLKRFYADWYRPDLMAVIAVGDFNKTDVERLTKEQFSQIPVPDQRRPRPTVEVPDHADTLYAIATDREATVTTVGLYNMLPLREQQSVGAYRRQQVERLYTNMLNSRLMELTLKPNPPFMRAGISRGIFVKSKEAASLMALVKEDGIELGLAALVTESSRAARFGFTATELDRERRQILRGYESAFAERDKEESADLAAEFIRAYTQKEPTPGMTYEYGLVQRFLPEITLDEVNTVAKDWASGSRVVMVNAPQKPGLAVPDSQQLAAVLKTAGAGDVKAYVDVSADQPLLDRIPTPGSVARTATKERFGITEWELSNGVKVVLKPTSFKQDEVVFRATSPGGTSLASDKDWVAAMTAAQVIGAGGVGKFDVIQLRNALSGKAASVSAFIGDTEEGLGGGASPKDLETMFQLIYLTFTQPRADTAAFQMVTSQMRAMLANQQASPEWAFRHMLGTTLAQNHFRARPMTPAMVDEMDLQRSFAFYRDRFADASDFTFVFAGSFDVATIRPLVERYLASLPSLRRRETWKNEGITPPQGVVEKVVRKGIEPKSQAAIVFTGPVQFDSPHEVALDVLALVLETRLRLTLREALRGTYGVAVAATASKIPEARYSIAVEFGCDPERTEELVRTLFREVELLKAKGPTEAEINDAREALMTDYKTDNAQNARLVAKIVDRYELGEDVEEFFNLPGQYMAVTPGSIQDAARRYLNAGNYVRVTLFPEQGGAPK; encoded by the coding sequence GTGGTCTTCGTGTCGGCGGTGCTGGCTGCGCTCGGCCTCGCCAGCGCACAGGATCGACCGGCGCCGCCGCCGCCCCAGTCCATCTCGCTCGACCAGCCCGTCCCGGTCGATCCGCGCATCACGATCGGCTACCTGCCGAACGGCCTCCGGTACTACATTCGCGCCAACGCGCGGCCGTCGCAGCGCGCCGAACTGCGCCTGGTCGTCAACGTCGGCTCGGTCGTCGAGGATGCCGATCAACGCGGCCTCGCGCACTTCGTCGAGCACATGGCGTTCAACGGCGGCGCGCACTTCGCCAAGCAGGACCTCATCCGGTTCATGGAATCGATCGGGATGCGCCTCGGTCCGGGTGTCAACGCCGACACGTCGTTCGACGAGACGGTGTACATGCTGCACGTGCCGACCGACAACCCGGAGGCCATGCGCAATGCGTTCCTGTTCTTTGCCGACGTCGCCCACACGCTGTCGTTCGACGCCGACGCGATCGACAAGGAGCGCGGCGTCATCATCGAGGAATGGCGCCAGGGAAGGGGGGCCGCGGCCCGCATGCAGGATCAGCAGGTGCCGACTTTGCTGAGGGGCTCGCTCTACGCCGACCGCAATCCGATCGGCACGCGCGAGAACATCGAGAGCTTCAAGCCCGAGGTGCTGAAGCGGTTCTACGCCGACTGGTATCGCCCCGATCTGATGGCGGTCATCGCGGTGGGCGACTTCAACAAGACCGACGTGGAGCGTCTGACCAAGGAGCAATTCAGCCAGATCCCGGTTCCCGACCAGCGTCGTCCGCGTCCGACGGTCGAGGTGCCGGACCACGCGGACACCCTCTACGCGATTGCCACCGATCGGGAAGCGACGGTGACGACCGTGGGGCTGTACAACATGCTGCCGCTTCGGGAGCAGCAGTCCGTGGGCGCCTACCGACGGCAGCAGGTCGAGCGGCTCTACACCAACATGCTCAACTCCCGGCTGATGGAGTTGACGCTGAAGCCCAATCCTCCGTTCATGCGGGCCGGCATCTCGCGCGGCATCTTCGTCAAGTCGAAGGAAGCCGCGTCACTGATGGCGCTCGTGAAGGAAGACGGGATCGAGCTGGGCCTGGCAGCGCTCGTCACCGAATCCTCACGCGCGGCCCGGTTCGGGTTCACCGCGACGGAACTCGACCGTGAGCGGCGGCAGATCCTCCGGGGATATGAGAGCGCGTTTGCGGAGCGCGACAAGGAGGAATCGGCGGATCTCGCGGCAGAGTTCATCCGCGCCTACACGCAGAAGGAACCGACGCCCGGCATGACCTACGAGTACGGGCTGGTGCAACGTTTCCTGCCGGAGATCACGCTCGACGAAGTGAACACGGTCGCGAAGGACTGGGCCAGTGGCAGCCGGGTGGTCATGGTCAATGCGCCGCAGAAGCCCGGCCTCGCGGTGCCCGACAGCCAGCAGCTCGCGGCCGTCCTGAAGACCGCTGGGGCGGGTGATGTCAAGGCGTACGTCGACGTCTCGGCCGACCAGCCGTTGCTCGACCGCATCCCCACTCCCGGAAGCGTCGCAAGGACGGCGACGAAGGAACGGTTCGGCATCACGGAATGGGAATTGTCGAACGGCGTGAAGGTGGTCTTGAAGCCGACGAGCTTCAAGCAGGACGAGGTCGTCTTCCGCGCCACGAGCCCTGGCGGCACATCGCTCGCCAGCGACAAGGACTGGGTGGCGGCGATGACCGCCGCACAGGTGATCGGCGCGGGAGGCGTCGGCAAGTTCGACGTCATCCAGCTTCGAAACGCGCTGTCCGGCAAGGCGGCGTCGGTGTCCGCGTTCATCGGTGACACCGAGGAGGGCCTCGGCGGCGGTGCGTCGCCAAAGGACCTCGAGACGATGTTCCAGCTCATCTACCTGACGTTCACGCAGCCGAGGGCGGACACGGCCGCCTTCCAGATGGTGACGTCCCAGATGAGGGCGATGCTGGCGAACCAGCAGGCCAGTCCCGAGTGGGCGTTCAGGCACATGCTCGGGACGACGCTTGCGCAGAACCATTTCCGCGCGCGGCCGATGACGCCCGCGATGGTGGACGAGATGGACCTGCAGCGGTCCTTCGCGTTCTACCGGGACCGGTTCGCCGATGCCAGCGATTTCACGTTCGTGTTCGCGGGGAGCTTCGACGTGGCGACGATCCGGCCGCTCGTCGAGCGGTATCTCGCGTCGCTGCCGTCGCTCCGCCGTCGCGAGACGTGGAAGAACGAGGGGATCACGCCGCCGCAGGGCGTCGTGGAGAAGGTGGTGCGGAAGGGGATCGAGCCCAAGAGCCAGGCCGCCATCGTCTTCACGGGACCGGTCCAGTTCGATTCGCCGCACGAGGTCGCGCTCGACGTCCTCGCCCTCGTCCTCGAGACCCGTCTGCGCCTGACGCTGCGCGAGGCGCTGCGCGGCACGTACGGTGTCGCGGTGGCGGCAACCGCGTCCAAGATCCCCGAGGCGCGATACAGCATCGCCGTGGAGTTCGGCTGCGATCCCGAGCGCACCGAGGAACTGGTCAGGACGCTGTTCCGCGAAGTCGAGCTGTTGAAGGCCAAGGGGCCGACCGAGGCGGAAATCAACGACGCGCGCGAAGCGCTGATGACCGACTACAAGACCGACAACGCGCAGAACGCGCGGCTGGTGGCGAAGATCGTCGATCGGTACGAGCTCGGCGAGGATGTCGAGGAGTTCTTCAATCTGCCCGGGCAGTACATGGCGGTGACGCCAGGCTCCATTCAGGACGCGGCGCGCCGCTACCTGAACGCCGGCAACTACGTCCGGGTGACGCTGTTCCCCGAACAGGGCGGCGCCCCGAAGTAG
- a CDS encoding efflux transporter outer membrane subunit, translating into MNPRADLGFGLALVFALGCTACTLGPPYRRPEAPVPPAFKEADGWKVAEPNDQVSKGKWWELFGDTQLNALEERLTVSNNSLRAAQAQFEQARALVRTARAAQLPSVVAAGAAVATNASENKANVSKTPDYADYLVRADVAYELDVWGRVRQTVAASRAAAQAAAADVESVSLSLHAELALNYFALRALDAEQRFLDETVAAYERGVDLTVNRYKGGIASAVDVAQARTQLESTRTLAIDLRARRAQVEHAIAVLVGQPASTFSLTAAPLSGQPPGVPADLPSSLLERRPDIAAAERRVATANAQIGIAAAAFYPVIGLTASGGFESAALVDLVRLASNFWSAAPAAAVVLFDGGRRRAASDQARAVYDRTVAAYRETVLVGFREVEDNLVALRVLAAETRTQSAAVAAAERYLELSTNRYKGGVATYLEVINAQTAALSNRRAMLNILARRMTATVLLVKALGGGWHASTLPM; encoded by the coding sequence GTGAATCCTCGAGCAGACCTGGGTTTCGGGCTCGCCCTCGTCTTCGCGCTGGGCTGCACGGCGTGTACGCTGGGGCCCCCCTACCGCCGGCCGGAGGCGCCCGTGCCACCGGCGTTCAAGGAAGCCGACGGATGGAAGGTGGCGGAGCCGAACGACCAGGTGTCGAAGGGCAAGTGGTGGGAGCTGTTTGGCGACACACAGCTGAATGCGCTCGAAGAACGGCTGACCGTATCGAACAACTCGCTGCGCGCCGCCCAGGCGCAGTTCGAGCAGGCGCGGGCGCTGGTGCGGACGGCGCGCGCGGCGCAGTTGCCATCGGTTGTCGCCGCCGGTGCCGCCGTCGCAACCAACGCCTCCGAGAACAAGGCGAACGTCAGCAAGACTCCGGACTACGCCGACTACCTGGTTCGCGCGGATGTGGCGTACGAGCTCGACGTCTGGGGCCGCGTCCGCCAGACGGTTGCCGCCAGCCGCGCTGCGGCGCAGGCGGCAGCCGCCGACGTCGAGAGTGTCTCGCTCAGCCTCCACGCCGAACTTGCGCTCAACTACTTCGCGCTTCGCGCCCTGGACGCAGAGCAACGGTTCCTCGACGAGACGGTGGCCGCCTACGAACGGGGCGTTGACCTGACGGTGAACCGGTACAAGGGCGGCATCGCGTCGGCCGTGGATGTGGCCCAGGCGCGCACCCAACTCGAGTCGACGCGGACGCTCGCGATCGACCTTCGCGCCCGCCGGGCGCAAGTGGAGCACGCGATCGCGGTTCTCGTCGGCCAGCCCGCGTCCACCTTCTCGCTGACCGCCGCGCCGCTCTCGGGCCAGCCGCCTGGAGTTCCCGCCGACCTGCCATCCTCCCTGCTCGAGCGACGGCCCGACATTGCAGCCGCGGAGCGACGCGTGGCCACCGCCAACGCGCAGATTGGGATCGCGGCGGCGGCCTTCTACCCGGTCATCGGTTTGACGGCGTCCGGCGGGTTCGAGAGCGCCGCGCTCGTGGACCTCGTCCGCCTGGCCAGCAACTTCTGGTCGGCTGCGCCGGCTGCGGCTGTCGTGCTCTTCGACGGCGGCCGGCGGCGGGCGGCATCCGATCAGGCCCGTGCGGTGTACGACCGAACCGTGGCCGCGTATCGGGAAACGGTGCTCGTCGGGTTCAGGGAAGTCGAGGACAACCTGGTGGCGCTTCGCGTGTTGGCGGCAGAAACGAGGACGCAGAGCGCAGCGGTGGCTGCCGCTGAGCGCTATCTCGAGTTGTCGACGAATCGCTACAAGGGTGGCGTGGCGACCTACCTGGAGGTGATCAACGCGCAGACGGCCGCGTTGTCGAACCGACGCGCCATGCTGAACATCCTCGCCCGCCGGATGACTGCCACCGTTCTGCTCGTGAAGGCCCTCGGCGGCGGCTGGCACGCCAGCACGCTGCCGATGTAG
- a CDS encoding efflux RND transporter permease subunit, protein MWIVRLALGRPYTFVVLALVILLIGPLAILRTPKDIFPTIDIPVVAVIWGYGGLSAEDISNRMVSIYERALTTTVNDIEHIESQSLRGTAVVKVFFQPGAKIEMALAQVTAISQSMLRQLPAGTNPPFILSYNASTVPVLQLALSGERLSEQQLYDLGSNFIRTQLATVQGASIPQPYGGKQAQVLVDLDPSALQAKSLSPLDVVNALAAQNLILPAGTTKIGRIEYDVDINASSPSVEGLNDLPIRVVKGSPIYIRDVAHVRNGFPPQTNIVRVNGQRASFLAVQKSGSASTLDIIDRVKQALPKILAGLPPELKVQELADQSLFVRASIEGVLREAIIAACLTALLILILLGSWRSTVIITASIPLSILTAIIVLSALGETINIMTLGGLALAIGILVDNGIVAIENISWNLEQGKPLEQAILDGAEQITVPAFVSTICICIVFVPMFFIAGVGRYLFVPLAEAVVFAMLASFALSRTLVPTMAKYMLEEHAADRHAARRASRNPLVRIQAAIDAGFGRVRNAYRAGGVLSLRHPKAVAFGFLLVCLASLGLAPWIGRDFFPSVDTGQFKLHLRAPTGTRIEETAAVCDQVEAAIREVIPPSEIASVTDNIGLPYSGLNLVYTNSAPIGPYDADVLVALKENHKPTERYVHDLRFTLNRKFPGVLFTFIPADIVSQILSFGLPAPIDVQVIGRDLEANRRFAASLLSRIARVPGIADLRVHQAFDQPRLHLEADRTLVAQTGLTQREVASNLLISLSGSGQTAPTFWLNPATGVSYSLATQTPQYRIDSLQDLGNIPVTGASGSKPQVLRGLVSMKRTAGMAVVSHYNVQPVIDIFGSVQGRDLGGVSRDLDPILADAEKKLPRGSRIMVRGQIETMNASFRGLLAGLLLAIVLVYLLIVVNFQSWLDPFIIISALPAALAGIVWMLFLSGTTASVPALTGAIMCVGVATANSILVVSFARDRMVEGVGAVEAAIDAGFTRFRPVLMTALAMIVGMVPMALGFGEGGEQNAPLGRAVIGGLTVATVASLFFVPAVFALLHRRGRAPVSDARS, encoded by the coding sequence ATGTGGATCGTTCGCCTCGCGTTAGGCCGACCCTATACCTTCGTGGTCCTGGCGCTCGTCATCCTCCTGATCGGTCCCCTGGCGATCCTCCGCACGCCCAAGGATATCTTTCCGACTATCGACATCCCGGTCGTGGCCGTCATCTGGGGCTACGGCGGCCTCTCGGCCGAGGATATCTCGAACCGGATGGTGTCGATCTACGAGCGCGCGCTGACGACGACGGTGAACGACATCGAACACATCGAGTCGCAGTCGCTGCGTGGCACGGCGGTCGTGAAGGTCTTCTTCCAGCCGGGCGCGAAGATCGAGATGGCGCTGGCGCAGGTGACGGCCATTTCGCAGTCGATGCTGCGGCAACTGCCCGCCGGCACGAACCCGCCGTTCATCCTCAGCTACAACGCCTCGACCGTGCCCGTATTGCAGCTCGCGCTGTCGGGCGAGCGCCTGTCCGAGCAGCAACTCTACGACCTCGGATCGAATTTCATCCGCACGCAACTCGCCACGGTGCAGGGGGCGTCGATTCCGCAGCCGTACGGCGGCAAGCAGGCCCAGGTGCTCGTCGACCTCGATCCGTCGGCGCTCCAGGCCAAGAGCCTGTCGCCGCTCGACGTCGTCAATGCCCTCGCCGCGCAGAATCTGATCCTCCCGGCTGGCACCACCAAGATCGGGAGGATCGAGTACGACGTCGACATCAACGCCAGCTCGCCGTCCGTCGAGGGGCTGAACGATTTGCCGATCCGGGTCGTGAAGGGCAGCCCGATTTACATCCGCGACGTCGCGCACGTCCGCAACGGCTTCCCGCCGCAGACCAACATCGTCCGCGTCAACGGACAGCGCGCGTCGTTCCTGGCCGTGCAGAAGTCCGGCAGCGCGTCCACGCTCGACATCATCGATCGCGTCAAGCAGGCGTTGCCGAAGATTCTCGCCGGCCTTCCGCCCGAGTTGAAGGTCCAGGAACTGGCGGATCAGTCGCTGTTCGTCCGCGCCTCGATCGAGGGTGTGCTGCGCGAGGCCATCATCGCCGCCTGCCTGACGGCGCTGCTGATCCTGATTCTGCTCGGCAGCTGGCGGAGCACCGTCATCATCACGGCGTCGATCCCGCTCTCGATCCTCACCGCGATCATCGTGCTCAGCGCGCTCGGCGAGACGATCAACATCATGACGCTCGGCGGTCTCGCGCTGGCCATCGGGATCCTCGTCGATAACGGCATCGTCGCGATCGAGAACATCAGCTGGAACCTCGAGCAGGGCAAGCCGCTCGAACAGGCCATTCTCGACGGCGCGGAGCAGATCACCGTGCCGGCGTTCGTGTCCACGATCTGCATCTGCATCGTCTTCGTCCCGATGTTCTTCATCGCGGGCGTCGGACGTTATCTGTTCGTGCCGCTGGCCGAGGCCGTCGTGTTCGCCATGCTGGCGTCGTTCGCGCTCTCGCGGACGCTGGTGCCGACGATGGCGAAGTACATGCTCGAGGAACACGCAGCCGACCGCCATGCGGCGCGTCGCGCGAGCCGCAACCCGCTGGTCCGCATCCAGGCGGCGATCGACGCGGGGTTCGGGCGGGTGCGGAACGCGTATCGGGCGGGCGGCGTCCTCAGCCTCCGTCACCCGAAGGCCGTGGCGTTCGGCTTTCTCCTGGTGTGCCTCGCCTCGCTCGGCCTGGCGCCGTGGATCGGGCGGGATTTCTTCCCCTCGGTGGACACCGGCCAGTTCAAGCTCCACCTCCGGGCGCCCACCGGCACACGGATCGAGGAGACGGCCGCCGTGTGCGATCAGGTCGAGGCCGCGATCCGCGAGGTGATCCCGCCGTCGGAGATCGCCAGCGTGACCGACAATATCGGGCTTCCCTACAGCGGCCTCAACCTGGTCTATACGAACTCGGCGCCGATCGGACCGTACGACGCGGACGTCCTCGTCGCCCTGAAGGAGAACCACAAGCCCACCGAGAGGTACGTCCACGACCTTCGATTCACGCTGAACCGAAAGTTTCCGGGCGTGCTCTTCACGTTCATCCCGGCCGACATCGTCAGCCAGATTCTCAGTTTCGGTCTCCCTGCACCCATCGACGTGCAGGTGATCGGCCGCGACCTCGAGGCCAACCGGCGCTTTGCGGCGAGCCTGCTCAGCCGGATCGCGCGGGTGCCTGGCATCGCGGACCTGCGGGTGCACCAGGCGTTCGACCAGCCCAGACTCCACCTCGAGGCGGACCGGACGCTCGTCGCCCAGACTGGCCTGACCCAGCGCGAGGTCGCGAGCAACCTGCTCATCTCGCTGAGCGGGAGCGGTCAGACCGCGCCCACGTTCTGGCTGAACCCGGCAACCGGCGTGAGCTACAGCCTGGCCACGCAGACGCCGCAGTACCGGATCGACTCGCTCCAGGACCTCGGGAACATTCCGGTGACCGGCGCCTCCGGTTCGAAGCCGCAGGTGCTCCGGGGACTCGTGTCGATGAAGCGCACCGCGGGCATGGCCGTCGTCTCGCACTACAACGTGCAGCCCGTCATCGACATCTTCGGGTCGGTTCAGGGGCGCGATCTCGGCGGCGTGTCGCGCGACCTCGATCCCATCCTGGCGGACGCCGAGAAGAAGCTCCCGCGCGGGTCGCGAATCATGGTGCGCGGGCAGATCGAGACGATGAACGCGTCGTTCAGAGGGTTGCTGGCGGGTCTGCTGCTGGCCATCGTGCTCGTCTATCTGCTGATCGTGGTGAACTTCCAGTCGTGGCTCGACCCGTTCATCATCATCTCGGCCCTGCCCGCCGCCCTTGCGGGCATCGTCTGGATGCTGTTCCTGTCGGGGACCACGGCCAGCGTCCCAGCGCTGACCGGTGCGATCATGTGCGTCGGCGTCGCAACCGCCAACAGCATTCTCGTGGTGAGTTTCGCCCGCGACCGGATGGTCGAGGGCGTCGGCGCCGTGGAAGCCGCCATCGACGCCGGCTTCACACGCTTCCGGCCTGTGCTGATGACGGCACTGGCGATGATCGTCGGCATGGTGCCGATGGCGCTGGGGTTCGGTGAGGGCGGCGAACAGAACGCGCCGCTCGGGCGCGCCGTGATCGGCGGCCTCACCGTGGCCACAGTGGCCAGCCTGTTCTTCGTGCCGGCCGTATTCGCGCTGCTGCACCGTCGCGGCCGGGCGCCTGTCAGCGACGCAAGGAGTTGA
- the hutH gene encoding histidine ammonia-lyase — translation MSNRPAASLTLRPGHVTLSELREVFVSHGTIRIDPAARPDVDAARAAVQTIVREGRVVYGVNTGFGKLAQTIIPGERLAELQTNLVLSHSVGTGPLLPDRVVRLVIALKAISLGRGHSGVRWDVVEGLLAMANAGVLPCVPSKGSVGASGDLAPLAHLSAALLGVGEVRVEGRCIPAQEGLRLAGLGPFALEPKEGLALLNGTQVSTALALAGLFAAEDIFAAAITAGALALEAVRGSLGPFDPRIHAARGQDGQIAVATAFRRLLAGSEIVASHADCGRVQDPYSIRCQPQVMGACLDNLSYAARTLQIEANAASDNPLVFADTGEVVSGGNFHAEPVAFAADIIALALAEIGALSERRIALLVDGSLSGLPPFLVEDGGLNSGFMIAHVTAAALASENKSLAHPASVDSLPTSANQEDHVSMATNGARRLHEMASNTATIVGIEAAAAAQGVEFRRPLRSSEVLEAQLADIRTRVAPYRRDRFFAPDIEAMQLWAVGASLPPDVVRLLPSRNSDASGRR, via the coding sequence ATGTCGAACCGACCCGCCGCCTCCCTCACCCTGCGCCCCGGTCACGTCACGTTGTCCGAGCTGCGCGAGGTCTTCGTCAGCCACGGCACGATTCGCATCGATCCGGCGGCCCGCCCCGATGTCGACGCCGCCCGCGCGGCCGTCCAGACCATCGTCCGCGAAGGCCGCGTGGTCTACGGCGTCAACACCGGATTCGGCAAGCTGGCCCAGACCATCATTCCCGGCGAGCGGCTGGCCGAGCTCCAGACGAACCTGGTGCTCTCGCACAGCGTGGGCACGGGGCCGCTGCTCCCCGACCGCGTCGTCCGCCTCGTCATCGCGCTGAAGGCGATCAGCCTCGGCCGCGGTCATTCGGGCGTGCGGTGGGACGTCGTCGAGGGCCTGCTGGCCATGGCCAACGCCGGCGTCCTGCCGTGCGTGCCATCGAAAGGCTCGGTCGGCGCGTCGGGAGACCTCGCCCCGCTGGCGCACCTGAGCGCGGCGCTGCTTGGCGTGGGCGAGGTCAGGGTCGAGGGCCGCTGCATCCCGGCTCAGGAAGGTCTGCGCCTCGCCGGGCTCGGTCCGTTCGCGCTCGAACCGAAGGAAGGGCTGGCGCTGCTCAACGGGACGCAGGTCTCCACGGCTCTGGCACTCGCCGGGCTCTTCGCCGCCGAGGACATCTTCGCGGCGGCGATCACGGCGGGTGCACTCGCCCTCGAGGCCGTCAGAGGATCGCTCGGTCCGTTCGATCCGCGCATCCACGCCGCGCGCGGCCAGGACGGGCAGATTGCCGTCGCCACGGCGTTTCGCCGGCTGCTCGCCGGCAGTGAGATCGTGGCGTCGCATGCCGACTGTGGCCGGGTCCAGGACCCCTACTCGATCCGGTGTCAGCCGCAGGTGATGGGCGCGTGCCTCGACAACTTGAGCTATGCCGCGCGAACGCTGCAAATCGAGGCGAACGCCGCATCGGACAACCCGCTGGTCTTCGCGGACACCGGCGAAGTCGTGTCGGGCGGCAACTTCCACGCAGAACCGGTCGCCTTTGCGGCCGATATCATCGCGCTGGCCCTGGCCGAAATCGGTGCGCTGTCCGAGCGGCGGATCGCGCTGCTCGTGGACGGGAGTCTGAGCGGCCTGCCGCCGTTCCTGGTCGAAGACGGCGGCCTGAACTCGGGCTTCATGATTGCCCACGTCACCGCCGCGGCGCTCGCGTCGGAGAACAAGAGCCTCGCACACCCGGCCAGCGTGGACAGCCTGCCGACGTCGGCCAACCAGGAAGACCACGTCTCGATGGCCACCAACGGCGCCCGCCGGCTGCACGAGATGGCATCGAATACGGCGACGATTGTCGGCATCGAGGCGGCGGCCGCCGCGCAGGGCGTCGAGTTCCGTCGGCCGCTCCGTTCGTCGGAGGTCCTCGAGGCACAACTCGCGGACATCCGGACCCGCGTGGCGCCGTATCGACGCGACAGGTTCTTCGCGCCGGACATCGAGGCCATGCAGCTCTGGGCCGTTGGCGCGAGCCTGCCGCCGGACGTCGTGCGCCTGCTCCCGAGCCGGAACTCCGATGCTTCCGGGAGGAGGTGA